In one Molothrus aeneus isolate 106 chromosome 8, BPBGC_Maene_1.0, whole genome shotgun sequence genomic region, the following are encoded:
- the VSIR gene encoding V-type immunoglobulin domain-containing suppressor of T-cell activation isoform X2: MGTACPRPGLLLAALCLLASHGRAAGFLITTPYSLCVCPEGQNVTLSCRVSGALAERHDLLYKTWYFSSTGDQSCSDKRHIRNVTDRELHHDLGRHHNASQKPSPGRQSGHHGVEFVLDHHGAFHIVVMNVTLQDSGNYCCYAVEVRREGHGKPHTLQVAHGFVELQIQRGKGGLQNCTFHTATGKDITAAALATGACIVGILCLPLILLLIYKQRQAASSRRAHELVRMDSAQGIENPVFEAGPAGSSEPRPRPQLHYVARRLPSESGRHLLSEPGTPLSPPGPGDCFFPTLDPVPDSPNSLKA, from the exons ATGGGGACAGCGTGCCCCCGGCccgggctgctcctggctgcgcTCTGCCTGCTCGCCTCCCACG GACGAGCTGCAGGATTCCTGATCACCACTCCATACTcgctgtgtgtgtgccctgaggGCCAGAACGTGACCCTGAGCTGCCGTGTCAGCGGTGCCCTGGCCGAGAGGCACGACCTGCTCTACAAAACCTGGTACTTCAGCAGCACAGGCGACCAGAGCTGCTCCGACAAGCGCCACATCCGCAACGTCACCGACAGGGAGCTGCACCACGACCTGGGCAGGCACCACAACGCCTCCCAGAAACCCTCCCCGGGCAGGCAGAGTGGCCACCACGGCGTGGAGTTTGTCCTTGACCACCACGGCGCCTTCCACATCGTGGTGATGAACGTGACCCTGCAGGACAGTGGGAATTACTGCTGCTACGCCGTGGAGGTCAGGAGGGAAGGGCACGGCAAGCCCCACACCCTGCAGGTGGCTCATGGCTTCGTGGAGCTGCAGATCCAGAGAG gcaAAGGAGGCCTTCAAAACTGCACATTTCACACTGCCACCGGCAAAG ACATCACGGCGGCCGCGCTGGCCACGGGCGCCTGCATCGTGGGCATCCTGTGCCTGCCCCTCATCCTGCTCCTCATCTACAAGCAGAGacaagctgccagcagcagac GTGCCCATGAGCTTGTCAGGATGGATAG CGCGCAGGGCATTGAGAACCCGGTGTTCGAggcggggccggcgggcagctcggagccccggccccggccccagcTGCACTACGTGGCCCGCAGGCTGCCCTCCGAGTCCGGCCGGCACCTGCTCTCCGAGCCCGgcacccccctgtccccccccggGCCCGGCGACTGCTTCTTCCCCACCCTGG ATCCTGTTCCTGACTCACCAAATTCCTTGAAAGCCTGA
- the VSIR gene encoding V-type immunoglobulin domain-containing suppressor of T-cell activation isoform X1, whose translation MGTACPRPGLLLAALCLLASHGRAAGFLITTPYSLCVCPEGQNVTLSCRVSGALAERHDLLYKTWYFSSTGDQSCSDKRHIRNVTDRELHHDLGRHHNASQKPSPGRQSGHHGVEFVLDHHGAFHIVVMNVTLQDSGNYCCYAVEVRREGHGKPHTLQVAHGFVELQIQRGKGGLQNCTFHTATGKDITAAALATGACIVGILCLPLILLLIYKQRQAASSRRAHELVRMDSSAQGIENPVFEAGPAGSSEPRPRPQLHYVARRLPSESGRHLLSEPGTPLSPPGPGDCFFPTLDPVPDSPNSLKA comes from the exons ATGGGGACAGCGTGCCCCCGGCccgggctgctcctggctgcgcTCTGCCTGCTCGCCTCCCACG GACGAGCTGCAGGATTCCTGATCACCACTCCATACTcgctgtgtgtgtgccctgaggGCCAGAACGTGACCCTGAGCTGCCGTGTCAGCGGTGCCCTGGCCGAGAGGCACGACCTGCTCTACAAAACCTGGTACTTCAGCAGCACAGGCGACCAGAGCTGCTCCGACAAGCGCCACATCCGCAACGTCACCGACAGGGAGCTGCACCACGACCTGGGCAGGCACCACAACGCCTCCCAGAAACCCTCCCCGGGCAGGCAGAGTGGCCACCACGGCGTGGAGTTTGTCCTTGACCACCACGGCGCCTTCCACATCGTGGTGATGAACGTGACCCTGCAGGACAGTGGGAATTACTGCTGCTACGCCGTGGAGGTCAGGAGGGAAGGGCACGGCAAGCCCCACACCCTGCAGGTGGCTCATGGCTTCGTGGAGCTGCAGATCCAGAGAG gcaAAGGAGGCCTTCAAAACTGCACATTTCACACTGCCACCGGCAAAG ACATCACGGCGGCCGCGCTGGCCACGGGCGCCTGCATCGTGGGCATCCTGTGCCTGCCCCTCATCCTGCTCCTCATCTACAAGCAGAGacaagctgccagcagcagac GTGCCCATGAGCTTGTCAGGATGGATAG CAGCGCGCAGGGCATTGAGAACCCGGTGTTCGAggcggggccggcgggcagctcggagccccggccccggccccagcTGCACTACGTGGCCCGCAGGCTGCCCTCCGAGTCCGGCCGGCACCTGCTCTCCGAGCCCGgcacccccctgtccccccccggGCCCGGCGACTGCTTCTTCCCCACCCTGG ATCCTGTTCCTGACTCACCAAATTCCTTGAAAGCCTGA